CCGGATTCgcctccaccaccgccaccgtcgcATCATGCCACACATCAGGGCCCACCGCCTCCGGTGTTGAGTTCAAGGTCTACGCATCGCGATCCATACCTTCCGAGCGTAAGCAATCCACCAAAATCTCATCGCAAAGCACATCCATCAACGCGCTACGTTGACCGGCCTCTGCTTTGCGAGTTTGTCTGGAAAGATCAGAAAAAACAGGATGGCGACGACAGTGAAGAAGCCTACGAAGATTACCGGCGCAAGTATTGCTTGAACTACGTGCGCTCTTTCTTTAATAAGCACTTGGATGATTCTTGGTTTCGTGCAAAGTATTCTCCCGCCGCGAAAAAGCATTGCAAAGAGCAAGAGCGGGAACGAGCCACGGCGGAGGCCAAGGCCGTATCCGAGGCAATCCAAGCTAGTCTCGACAGTGTTGTCGCCGGTGGAGATGCCGACGCAACGCCGTCATTTGTGGTGCAAGCTCGTTTGGGGCAAGGACACAAGGAGAAATCGTCGGCGCCTCAACCTTTGCACTCGCGTAAACGTCGATATTCGGAAGAGGACACCGAAACGAATCGGAGCAATACAGTTCCTGCGTCCCACGTGCTTCATCTTCACACCAATCCGGAACAAAAGTACCTCACCATATCCGAAGTGCCACCGCATGTCAATGAAGACCAGATTTTAGCCGCACTCATGGATCATTGTCATATGAAGGATGTCAAAATTAGCGACGTTCGACTCTTCTCGTCAACGCCGACGTTTTACACGAATTCAGTTCATTTACAGCGACAAATATTTTGCGTCGCCGCTTCAGCTGTGGTTGACGACATTGTCACACACTTGGCGCAGCAAGGCAACGAAATGTCCCGTCCTCATCGTCACGTACCTCGGAAGGATCACGAAGAAGCAGCCAAAATGTGGGAGCTAGATGTGGATTGTCGAGATCCGTATGGTCGACTTGATTACGATCATGATGGCAAGGGCGGGGCTCCGGAGGACGGTTTGGCCGTGCCACCCCGCAAATCGACCGTACTCGTGTCGAATCGCATTTTACCAAGGGGTACCCAAACTTTGTCCGCAGCTGTATCTTCGAAAGATCGGATTCCCCGGGACCAGGAAGCTGCGAAAACAATAGCTCGTGCATTGGATGTGGCTTGTCAGATACCGGAAGGGTTACGATTGGACGACGTGTTGGATCGATTAGCGCTGGAACAACCGGAAGACGTTTTGGATGTTTCGGTGGCGTACTTACGACGGGTGCATTTGTTTTCTTTCTACAATGGCTGTACGCAGGCTGAGTGCGTTGGTGATGTCTTAGCGGGGAAGCATGCCGCAAGTACGATTCATCTGCGCCTCGAGAACGCGGATAGTTTGCTgaaagacgacgaagtaCCGGCCCCTGCAATGTCCACCACAGACGAAACTAGTAACGGTGAGAGCATCCCGGCGGCCTCGAAGGATCTCTTGGTCCAGCGACTCGATGACAGTATTGCCAAGGCTCTGGAAGACTGCAGCACTTGGATCAATGCTCACGGTTCGGCAGTCGATGAAGTTacggaagaagctgccgCCGCAATTGTCGAGGAGGAGCAAAAGACCCGTATCGATTGGTTACAAAACCATTCACTCGACGATGATGGTCGCGCCCGGTGCTCGTTCCACTTTTGTCACAAACTTTTTAAGGATGATTCCTTCCTGCACAAGCACTTGTTGAAGAAGCACCGCGAGTATTTGGTTGCTGAGCAAGCGAAGACCCACGACAAATACATGATGCGGGCGTGGGACGAGGAGCCAAATCGAGCCGTGCCGGACGTGCAGGTGGATTGTGGACTGAAGTTTGGTTTGCAACCTTCGCCCGTGTTGGGACGAGAGCCCACGTGCGAAGATCCGGAACCGCTGCTGTggcaacaggaagaagcgCGTCGTAATCGAGAAGTAGCTTTGCGGCagcaacgccaacaacaTGCCCCGCACCGACCCTTGCCATCGATGGATCGGAATTCACTCGATGGTGACGGAAGTGCGTTTGGTGGTACGGGTAAACCCAGACCGTCCAGTGGGTTTGTGGACGTGGATGACATGAAGGAGACCAAGGTAGAAATGGTGTTTGAGAATGTGGATGTGGTCGCGTCGGtagcttccaaaaagaaaaagaagaaacgtAAATTGCTATAAAACATATGGTTGCATTATGGGAATGATATACGGTAAAGCCTAAAAGGGTTTGGTGCTGTACTTGGCAACCCGTGCACTCTATCAAGATGTCCATTCTCTTTTCCACCAGCCTCACGGCCTCGAAAGCGCGGTGGCATTGCTGTCATTGCTCATCTTCAGTACTCGGCACTTCCGGAGAACCAACGGCGGGCGTACGATCGCACGGCATCCCTAGCAAAAGGAATGTAGCTCAAGCAGTACCACGTAATGGTCACGTATTGGCACGCCATGAGTACCAGCAGATAAAAAGCGTTAGGCCCCGGCGGTTTGCCAAAGGCAATCAGCAGGGTGAGTATCAGTGACGCCAGGTAGACGGCCGTGGCAACGCGACGCGTTTCGTGCCACATTTTTTGCAACTGCGCGTGCGGTcccgacaaaaagaaagaccCCGACAAACTGATAATGTTGCCGATCGTAGCGTTGATAACAAAGGGATAGGGATCGCCACGGACGAGATCTTTGAGTCGCCAAAAGCTACCCATGCTGAGGAGATATCCCGCCACCATACAGGTCCCGCACCCTATCA
This portion of the Phaeodactylum tricornutum CCAP 1055/1 chromosome 19, whole genome shotgun sequence genome encodes:
- a CDS encoding predicted protein encodes the protein MQVDEFGREIPAVFRRPDSPPPPPPSHHATHQGPPPPVLSSRSTHRDPYLPSVSNPPKSHRKAHPSTRYVDRPLLCEFVWKDQKKQDGDDSEEAYEDYRRKYCLNYVRSFFNKHLDDSWFRAKYSPAAKKHCKEQERERATAEAKAVSEAIQASLDSVVAGGDADATPSFVVQARLGQGHKEKSSAPQPLHSRKRRYSEEDTETNRSNTVPASHVLHLHTNPEQKYLTISEVPPHVNEDQILAALMDHCHMKDVKISDVRLFSSTPTFYTNSVHLQRQIFCVAASAVVDDIVTHLAQQGNEMSRPHRHVPRKDHEEAAKMWELDVDCRDPYGRLDYDHDGKGGAPEDGLAVPPRKSTVLVSNRILPRGTQTLSAAVSSKDRIPRDQEAAKTIARALDVACQIPEGLRLDDVLDRLALEQPEDVLDVSVAYLRRVHLFSFYNGCTQAECVGDVLAGKHAASTIHLRLENADSLLKDDEVPAPAMSTTDETSNGESIPAASKDLLVQRLDDSIAKALEDCSTWINAHGSAVDEVTEEAAAAIVEEEQKTRIDWLQNHSLDDDGRARCSFHFCHKLFKDDSFLHKHLLKKHREYLVAEQAKTHDKYMMRAWDEEPNRAVPDVQVDCGLKFGLQPSPVLGREPTCEDPEPLLWQQEEARRNREVALRQQRQQHAPHRPLPSMDRNSLDGDGSAFGGTGKPRPSSGFVDVDDMKETKVEMVFENVDVVASVASKKKKKKRKLL
- a CDS encoding predicted protein — encoded protein: FVINATIGNIISLSGSFFLSGPHAQLQKMWHETRRVATAVYLASLILTLLIAFGKPPGPNAFYLLVLMACQYVTITWYCLSYIPFARDAV